One window from the genome of Gammaproteobacteria bacterium encodes:
- a CDS encoding L,D-transpeptidase — protein sequence MRLIIKIVLILSTLFFMITAGYAGTYGRTLCKTDGFRCKKIKGNQSWFSLFPSEHDRGIAMRLNRMNTDLYPGLVIAIPDDIENRDIMDFAPFPRQIRAPEEKVIVVDPVELAWGAYDIDGSLVRWGPISGGRDWCNDIDASCLTQSGAFRIFSLGSSDCYSTKFPLPDGGAPMPYCMYFHGGQALHGEPNGLPGYNASHGCVRLYVNDAEWLRYDFVEGPNENNHYQGTKVIVQAYTVASEE from the coding sequence ATGCGGCTGATTATAAAAATAGTTTTAATATTATCTACATTGTTTTTTATGATAACCGCAGGTTACGCAGGAACTTACGGACGTACTTTATGTAAAACGGATGGTTTTCGGTGCAAAAAAATTAAAGGAAACCAATCTTGGTTTTCCCTATTTCCATCCGAACATGACCGCGGCATTGCGATGCGCCTTAATCGCATGAATACAGATCTTTATCCTGGCTTAGTGATTGCCATACCTGATGATATTGAAAATAGAGATATTATGGATTTTGCACCGTTTCCCCGTCAGATACGTGCTCCGGAAGAAAAAGTAATTGTAGTTGATCCAGTGGAACTTGCTTGGGGTGCTTATGATATAGATGGTTCCTTGGTTCGTTGGGGACCCATTTCTGGGGGACGCGATTGGTGTAATGATATTGATGCATCCTGCCTCACCCAATCGGGAGCATTTCGTATCTTTTCCCTCGGCAGCAGCGATTGTTATTCAACCAAATTCCCCTTACCTGATGGTGGCGCACCGATGCCTTATTGTATGTATTTCCATGGTGGCCAAGCGCTCCATGGTGAGCCTAATGGCTTGCCTGGTTACAACGCCAGCCATGGTTGTGTACGGTTATATGTTAATGATGCGGAATGGTTGCGGTATGATTTTGTCGAGGGGCCTAATGAAAATAATCATTACCAAGGTACCAAGGTCATTGTGCAAGCTTACACAGTTGCTTCTGAAGAATAA
- a CDS encoding sulfite exporter TauE/SafE family protein, giving the protein MTLLTFSVLLLFFSFAAGLLGALTGLGGGVVIIPVLVLLFHIDIHLAMGASLVSVIATSSGSAAAYMREGYTNLRLGMFLEVPAVVGALLGALLVAKISTALLSLMFSLVLFFSAYLTITRQEEDLKTLAHSSSWAKTLALNSTYPLGLQLKSYEIYHLPLGFMMMGIAGMFSGLLGIGSGALNVLAMDQVLKLPYKVATTTSNFMIGITAAASAGIYFAHGYIHPTVIGPVLIGVVIGSFCGAKLLAKIHYRLLRIIFSFVICLVGLQMLIKSFTG; this is encoded by the coding sequence TTGACGCTTCTTACTTTCTCTGTTTTATTATTGTTCTTCTCTTTCGCTGCCGGGTTGCTCGGAGCCTTAACAGGTTTAGGTGGCGGTGTTGTCATTATTCCCGTTTTAGTTTTACTTTTTCACATCGATATCCACCTTGCTATGGGTGCATCACTTGTTTCAGTTATTGCCACTTCCTCGGGTAGTGCAGCAGCCTATATGCGTGAAGGCTATACTAATTTAAGGCTTGGTATGTTTTTGGAAGTACCCGCAGTCGTCGGTGCCTTATTGGGTGCGCTGTTGGTCGCGAAGATTTCCACTGCATTATTGAGCCTTATGTTTAGCTTGGTCTTATTCTTTTCTGCGTACTTAACCATTACGCGCCAGGAAGAAGACTTAAAAACGCTTGCCCATTCCAGCTCTTGGGCAAAAACGCTCGCATTAAACAGCACCTATCCTTTAGGGCTCCAATTAAAATCTTATGAAATTTACCATCTTCCGCTTGGTTTTATGATGATGGGAATAGCAGGTATGTTTTCCGGATTATTAGGCATCGGTTCTGGGGCTCTCAATGTTTTAGCCATGGATCAAGTTTTAAAATTGCCCTATAAAGTAGCAACAACGACAAGTAATTTTATGATTGGTATTACGGCTGCTGCTAGTGCAGGAATTTATTTTGCGCATGGCTACATTCATCCAACCGTCATTGGACCTGTATTAATTGGCGTTGTAATAGGTTCTTTTTGCGGAGCTAAGTTATTAGCAAAAATACATTACCGTTTACTACGAATTATATTTAGTTTCGTCATTTGCTTGGTAGGATTACAAATGCTTATTAAATCGTTCACAGGTTAA
- a CDS encoding DUF1634 domain-containing protein — MASKTLQTWISGVLIFGIILAVGLVSFGYTIYLVRHAHEAYAFSISYNFASLKQFFDGSQAFYFSSRNLIELGFLTLVASQIVRIGMLLFHYLYKKDWRFSLICSFVLLILVSGLFFQN, encoded by the coding sequence ATGGCTTCAAAAACTTTACAAACTTGGATTAGCGGGGTTCTTATCTTTGGGATAATTCTTGCTGTTGGGTTGGTCTCATTCGGTTACACAATCTATTTAGTGCGTCACGCGCATGAGGCGTATGCCTTCAGCATAAGTTATAACTTTGCATCGCTTAAACAATTTTTTGATGGCTCACAGGCTTTTTATTTTTCTTCACGGAATTTAATCGAGCTTGGTTTTTTAACCCTTGTTGCATCGCAAATCGTACGAATCGGTATGCTTTTATTTCATTATCTTTATAAGAAGGATTGGCGATTTAGTTTAATTTGTAGTTTTGTTTTATTGATCCTGGTGTCAGGTTTGTTTTTTCAAAATTGA
- the cpdA gene encoding 3',5'-cyclic-AMP phosphodiesterase, translated as MSKLKIIQLTDMHIFHDANKELLGVNTHLSFQAVLSLMFNQEENIDAIFLSGDLTQDGASTSYFKLASMLAFLKMPIYVMPGNHDNEKNLLSTYPIGPIKTDRQVFFNKWQIITLNSQKPGAVEGFIDEEELTYLDQALKDYPDHHAIVMLHHQPVDVGSRWLDRLGVRNKPAFWDIIKRYPHLKLVLFGHVHQVFEQKENGIWCYSTPSTCIQFKPKERDFALDFLPPGYRWIDLNDDGTWETGVKRCAQYIGRFDADAKGY; from the coding sequence GTGAGTAAATTAAAAATCATCCAGTTAACCGATATGCATATTTTTCATGATGCTAACAAAGAGTTACTTGGAGTTAATACTCATCTCAGTTTTCAAGCCGTCCTTAGTCTGATGTTTAATCAAGAAGAAAATATCGACGCTATCTTCCTCTCAGGCGATTTAACGCAAGATGGTGCTTCGACAAGCTATTTTAAACTGGCCAGTATGTTGGCATTTTTAAAAATGCCCATTTATGTGATGCCTGGCAATCATGATAACGAAAAAAATTTACTAAGTACCTATCCTATTGGCCCAATTAAAACCGATCGGCAAGTCTTCTTTAATAAGTGGCAAATTATCACGCTCAATTCGCAGAAACCAGGGGCCGTCGAAGGATTCATCGATGAGGAAGAATTAACGTATTTAGACCAAGCGTTGAAAGATTATCCGGATCACCATGCCATCGTCATGCTCCATCATCAACCGGTGGACGTAGGGAGCCGCTGGTTAGATCGGCTAGGGGTAAGAAACAAACCTGCATTCTGGGATATTATTAAACGCTATCCACACCTCAAGCTCGTTCTCTTTGGTCATGTGCACCAAGTTTTTGAGCAAAAAGAAAATGGCATTTGGTGCTATTCGACGCCTTCAACGTGTATTCAATTTAAACCCAAAGAGCGTGACTTTGCCCTTGATTTTTTGCCACCCGGTTATCGTTGGATTGATCTCAATGATGATGGAACATGGGAAACGGGGGTTAAACGTTGTGCCCAATACATTGGTCGTTTTGATGCGGACGCCAAAGGATATTGA
- a CDS encoding DUF2905 domain-containing protein: MQKTLVILGLVLIFIGLFLPWLTKLGLGRLPGDLIVKRGQFSLYVPIMTCIILSVVITVLLWFLRKF; encoded by the coding sequence ATGCAAAAAACTTTAGTTATTTTAGGCTTAGTTCTTATTTTTATTGGACTATTCCTTCCCTGGTTGACCAAACTTGGCCTCGGACGCTTACCAGGAGACCTTATTGTTAAGCGAGGTCAATTTTCACTCTACGTTCCTATCATGACTTGCATTATCCTAAGCGTAGTTATAACCGTCTTATTATGGTTTCTACGTAAGTTCTAA
- a CDS encoding type III pantothenate kinase, producing the protein MILCIDIGNTHLYGGLYRQETLLVQFRYPSSNSMTSDQLGVFLKMVLRENDLDPQEVKQIAICSVVPALNYTIRAAFLKYFTLDPFFLTYDKITSLNIDYAHPEEIGTDRLSNVLAASHLFPDENIIAIDFGTATTFDALDRRRTYLGGMIMPGLSIAMKALSENTAKLSPVNIVKPQIVIGQNTTTSIQSGLYYSHLGAAREIINRIADSFTDKPPIIVGTGGFAHLFEDEHLFTTLIPELVLTGLYLSVKTSEI; encoded by the coding sequence ATGATTCTTTGCATCGATATCGGTAATACCCACTTATATGGGGGTTTATATCGCCAAGAAACGTTATTGGTACAATTTCGCTATCCTAGCTCAAATTCCATGACATCTGACCAACTGGGTGTTTTTCTAAAAATGGTACTTCGGGAAAATGATTTAGATCCGCAAGAAGTAAAACAAATTGCAATATGTTCTGTTGTGCCTGCGCTGAATTACACGATTCGCGCAGCTTTTCTTAAGTACTTTACTTTGGATCCCTTTTTTCTCACTTACGATAAAATAACATCACTAAATATTGATTACGCCCATCCAGAAGAAATAGGAACAGATAGGCTCAGTAACGTATTAGCGGCATCTCACCTTTTTCCTGATGAAAACATCATTGCTATCGATTTTGGTACGGCGACCACTTTCGATGCCCTTGATCGTCGTAGGACTTATTTAGGGGGCATGATCATGCCCGGCCTTTCTATTGCTATGAAAGCTTTGTCAGAGAATACTGCCAAACTTTCCCCCGTTAATATTGTTAAGCCTCAAATTGTGATTGGTCAAAACACAACTACAAGTATTCAATCTGGGCTCTACTACAGTCATTTAGGAGCGGCCCGTGAAATTATTAATAGAATTGCTGACTCATTTACCGATAAGCCACCCATCATTGTTGGCACAGGGGGCTTTGCGCATTTGTTTGAAGACGAGCATCTTTTTACTACTTTAATTCCTGAACTTGTTCTTACAGGGCTTTACCTGTCCGTAAAAACTAGCGAAATTTGA
- a CDS encoding ParB/RepB/Spo0J family partition protein, protein MSKKKRFGISAALTRGLSETINVVENDAGIYRNVVLPLSRIELDPENPRKLHIDLIDVLQGIRNEDPFATQKYEELERLKELAHTIQSSGVINPIVVYKRGEHYRVVAGERRCLAALIAQKQEIDARVFNERPKGFDLKLIQWIENTAREDLTLNERLGNVRDMIEAYQVQNGPVEFNATLLRQVTGLSLSQTTYYLAAMNAPDDVKTQIEHGKINSLDKAALLANVSCNDLRKNAINACLAGSTLKELRSLINQKKPSKNKIALVSSGRGRTAAKVNMGHTRYPRVVKTVIECVMNHSTYQKYNEYFAKVDWADLRQTTKAFKKLIEILEAEKSL, encoded by the coding sequence ATGAGCAAGAAAAAAAGATTTGGCATTTCTGCTGCATTAACCCGGGGCTTAAGTGAAACCATTAATGTGGTTGAAAATGACGCAGGGATTTATCGTAATGTTGTTTTGCCCCTTTCGCGTATTGAGTTGGATCCAGAAAATCCACGGAAGCTGCATATTGACTTAATCGATGTGTTACAGGGCATTCGTAATGAAGATCCGTTTGCTACGCAAAAATATGAGGAACTCGAACGGTTAAAAGAATTGGCGCATACCATTCAATCAAGTGGGGTAATTAATCCCATCGTTGTGTATAAACGGGGCGAACATTACCGTGTCGTTGCAGGTGAAAGACGCTGTCTTGCCGCACTCATTGCGCAGAAACAAGAAATTGACGCACGTGTCTTTAACGAAAGACCTAAAGGTTTTGATCTCAAGCTGATTCAGTGGATAGAAAATACGGCACGAGAAGATTTAACCCTTAATGAACGGTTAGGCAATGTTCGCGATATGATTGAAGCCTATCAAGTGCAAAATGGTCCTGTTGAATTTAATGCAACTTTGCTAAGACAAGTAACGGGTTTATCTCTCTCTCAGACTACTTATTACCTTGCTGCAATGAACGCCCCTGACGATGTGAAAACGCAAATTGAGCACGGCAAAATTAATAGCCTCGATAAAGCGGCATTACTTGCAAATGTCAGCTGTAATGATTTACGCAAGAATGCCATTAATGCATGTCTGGCAGGCTCAACGTTAAAGGAATTGCGCAGTTTAATTAATCAGAAAAAGCCTAGCAAAAATAAAATTGCATTGGTGAGTTCAGGGCGAGGCCGTACAGCTGCTAAAGTTAACATGGGTCATACGCGTTATCCACGAGTAGTTAAGACAGTCATTGAATGTGTGATGAACCATTCTACTTACCAAAAATATAATGAGTATTTTGCAAAAGTAGATTGGGCCGATCTACGGCAAACAACGAAAGCTTTTAAAAAATTAATCGAGATCCTTGAGGCTGAGAAGTCCCTATGA
- a CDS encoding ParA family protein: MEVIAFVNNKGGVGKTTCSKLMAEYLSKRKNIRTLCIDFDPQCNFSHQYLHMEIDPAAPEGLMPPIHPDYDPTDPVDMEWDGRSSIAEIFYGQGVVPYPTYVENLDIAPGHAEKLLAAESVRRSEVVEKVHKQLANFLNSPDVQAAYDAVVIDTAPSKGPLTISVIKAATHIVIPSVMEEQPVQGIYGMLQLWMQESLTREKSRPLKLIGILPNMFKQTRLHKDILNSLQDNPAIGKYILPVKFSQRIVFAEVDAADSTPRSIFDFNAQHVATTEAMEVCNHIAERIFA; the protein is encoded by the coding sequence ATGGAAGTCATTGCTTTTGTTAATAATAAAGGCGGTGTGGGCAAAACAACATGCAGCAAATTAATGGCAGAATATTTAAGCAAACGGAAAAACATCCGTACCTTGTGCATCGATTTCGATCCTCAATGTAATTTCTCTCATCAATATTTACACATGGAAATTGATCCCGCAGCCCCTGAAGGGCTTATGCCCCCTATCCACCCTGATTATGATCCTACCGATCCTGTTGATATGGAATGGGACGGCCGTAGTAGTATCGCGGAAATATTTTATGGTCAAGGAGTGGTCCCTTATCCAACTTATGTTGAGAATTTAGACATAGCACCCGGTCATGCTGAAAAGTTACTCGCTGCTGAATCAGTACGCCGTTCAGAAGTGGTTGAAAAAGTGCATAAGCAATTAGCTAATTTTCTTAACTCACCCGATGTGCAAGCAGCTTATGATGCGGTTGTCATTGATACTGCTCCTTCCAAGGGGCCCTTAACCATCAGTGTGATTAAAGCTGCAACGCATATTGTTATTCCTTCTGTCATGGAAGAACAGCCCGTTCAAGGTATATATGGCATGTTGCAATTATGGATGCAGGAATCTCTGACTCGCGAAAAATCACGTCCTCTCAAACTTATTGGCATTCTTCCCAACATGTTTAAGCAGACTCGTTTACATAAAGATATTTTAAATAGCTTGCAAGACAATCCTGCTATTGGAAAATATATTCTGCCGGTGAAGTTTTCGCAGCGCATTGTCTTTGCAGAAGTGGATGCTGCAGATTCTACGCCACGCTCTATTTTTGATTTCAACGCACAACATGTTGCTACGACCGAAGCGATGGAAGTTTGTAATCATATTGCCGAGAGGATATTTGCATGA
- a CDS encoding replication initiation protein has protein sequence MGRNVTAVGCVKKEIKKELKKHAATIHCSNTLTLLQRKITNALLYHAYKELMSKVEHEITIKELCRLIGYNGHNHGAIKDALRELISTVIEWNLIDDKTGAENWTASSIIASVCLEGPLCYYAYSPRMKQLLHSPSMFGKIDLVIQSRFRSSYGLALYENCIRYRGLPKTKWFDLDLFKKLMGVPPGKYAIFRDFKRRVLDKAIDEVNTYSDLVIAAELVREGRKIARLRFTLKERAKKTRLGKSDGELLISAESHSLKMQLSDDFLLSAKQVQVVLREYESQYIQNKIDMIKASKTFQSNKIDNVAGYLLSALRQDYQTVDKAPIDMKLQATHVLSLEIQSLKKEIEGIWLDYHRYRDEAIYQAIDSLGAAKKKLFMSQFYQFAEPTLNTVLSLQRTKYNQDNILDSPQVKALLRQFAWRELDLLPICSLEEFVSQQPENKISAWQKFKSYDPEHPFLRTGES, from the coding sequence ATGGGACGAAATGTGACAGCTGTGGGATGTGTAAAAAAAGAAATTAAAAAGGAATTAAAAAAACACGCGGCAACGATACATTGCTCAAATACTTTGACGTTGCTGCAACGTAAAATAACTAATGCATTGCTTTATCATGCTTATAAAGAATTAATGAGCAAGGTTGAGCATGAAATAACCATCAAAGAACTGTGTCGTTTGATTGGTTATAACGGTCACAATCATGGTGCCATTAAAGATGCATTACGCGAGTTGATTTCAACGGTTATCGAATGGAATCTCATTGATGATAAGACAGGTGCTGAAAATTGGACTGCGAGTTCAATCATTGCAAGCGTTTGCTTAGAAGGCCCGTTGTGTTACTACGCATACTCCCCTCGTATGAAGCAGCTCCTTCATTCTCCTTCGATGTTTGGCAAAATCGATTTAGTGATCCAGTCGCGTTTTAGATCCAGTTATGGTTTAGCGCTTTATGAAAATTGTATTCGTTATCGAGGGTTGCCTAAAACAAAATGGTTTGATTTAGATTTATTTAAAAAATTAATGGGTGTTCCTCCAGGAAAATACGCAATCTTTAGAGATTTTAAACGACGAGTTTTGGATAAAGCTATTGATGAAGTCAATACTTATTCAGATCTAGTGATTGCGGCAGAGCTGGTCCGTGAAGGCCGTAAAATTGCCAGGTTACGTTTTACTTTAAAAGAAAGAGCTAAAAAGACCCGTTTAGGAAAGTCCGATGGTGAGCTTTTAATCAGCGCTGAAAGCCATTCGTTGAAAATGCAACTCTCTGATGATTTTTTACTATCTGCAAAACAAGTACAAGTCGTATTACGCGAATATGAATCTCAATATATTCAAAATAAAATTGATATGATTAAAGCTTCAAAAACCTTTCAATCGAATAAGATTGACAACGTTGCTGGGTATTTATTAAGTGCATTACGCCAGGATTATCAAACTGTTGATAAAGCGCCAATTGATATGAAATTACAAGCTACTCATGTGTTGTCGCTTGAGATTCAATCCTTAAAAAAGGAAATCGAAGGGATTTGGCTGGATTACCATCGCTATCGGGATGAAGCAATTTATCAAGCCATAGACAGTCTTGGTGCTGCTAAGAAAAAATTATTTATGTCGCAATTTTATCAATTTGCTGAACCCACCTTAAATACCGTATTAAGTCTTCAACGTACTAAATATAATCAAGACAATATTCTAGATTCGCCGCAAGTTAAAGCTTTGTTACGCCAATTTGCTTGGCGTGAGTTAGATTTGCTACCCATTTGTTCATTAGAAGAATTTGTCAGCCAACAGCCTGAGAACAAAATTTCTGCCTGGCAGAAATTTAAATCTTACGATCCAGAGCACCCTTTTTTGCGAACCGGGGAGAGCTAA
- a CDS encoding class I SAM-dependent rRNA methyltransferase, which produces MSVVRLKKNVESRINNRLPWIYSNEIDTALTPLKSFLPGQEVVVELAAGRTLGKAYINPHSLIALRVFSADPKATLNSNFFVERLLKAESYRTQFFSKPFYRLIYGEADGLPGLIIDRFGQHFVCQLNTAGMNQCAQVIGQALTQAFPDLQSVLCRNDTSARVLEGLSKTIEPLVGEPPQQVLVEENEVQFHAPIWEGQKTGWFYDHRNNRARLKSYVEGKRVLDVFSYLGAFGIQAAANGAKQVLCIDSSAKAVAAIKQNAELNHLKNVATVNEDAFTALKTLQQEHQTFDVIILDPPAFVKKQKDKEAGLIAYQRINALAFKLLNDDGILLSCSCSRPITESDFAEMVKRAALQAKVKACILEAGHQAQDHPILVNLTEMNYLKALFIRKLKDGIV; this is translated from the coding sequence ATGTCAGTCGTTCGTTTAAAGAAAAATGTTGAAAGCCGTATTAATAACCGTTTGCCTTGGATTTACAGCAATGAAATTGATACGGCTCTCACGCCCCTTAAATCATTTTTACCTGGTCAAGAAGTGGTTGTTGAATTAGCTGCGGGTCGAACCCTGGGTAAAGCCTATATCAATCCCCACTCGCTCATTGCTTTACGTGTATTTAGTGCCGACCCGAAGGCGACCTTAAATTCGAATTTTTTTGTGGAACGTTTATTGAAGGCTGAAAGCTATCGCACGCAATTTTTTAGCAAACCTTTTTACCGACTCATTTATGGTGAGGCAGATGGGTTACCGGGTTTAATTATTGATCGTTTTGGTCAGCATTTTGTTTGTCAGTTAAACACCGCTGGTATGAATCAATGTGCCCAAGTGATTGGGCAGGCGCTTACTCAAGCTTTCCCGGATCTTCAGTCAGTATTATGTCGTAATGACACCTCTGCTCGCGTGCTAGAAGGATTGTCCAAAACGATTGAGCCGCTCGTAGGAGAACCCCCTCAGCAAGTTTTAGTTGAAGAGAATGAAGTGCAATTTCATGCTCCCATTTGGGAAGGCCAAAAAACTGGATGGTTTTATGATCATCGTAATAATCGTGCCAGGCTTAAAAGTTATGTCGAAGGTAAACGAGTTTTGGATGTATTTAGTTACTTAGGCGCCTTTGGCATCCAAGCTGCAGCAAATGGAGCAAAGCAAGTGTTATGCATTGATAGCTCCGCAAAAGCAGTTGCTGCCATTAAGCAAAATGCTGAACTCAATCATCTCAAAAACGTTGCAACTGTTAATGAAGACGCTTTTACTGCTCTTAAAACGCTGCAGCAAGAGCATCAAACATTTGACGTCATCATCCTTGACCCCCCTGCATTTGTTAAAAAACAAAAAGATAAAGAAGCTGGATTAATTGCTTATCAGCGGATCAATGCTTTGGCGTTCAAATTGTTAAACGATGATGGCATCTTGTTAAGCTGCTCTTGTTCGAGGCCAATTACAGAAAGTGATTTTGCTGAAATGGTTAAGCGTGCGGCATTGCAAGCAAAAGTAAAAGCTTGCATTCTTGAAGCGGGTCATCAAGCGCAAGATCATCCGATTCTAGTTAATTTAACGGAAATGAATTATTTAAAAGCTTTATTTATTAGAAAATTAAAAGATGGGATAGTGTGA
- a CDS encoding isovaleryl-CoA dehydrogenase, giving the protein MSFLNDAQDETIQLLRNTVREFVEREIAPRAESIDRDNQFPNELWPKFGELGLLGITVAEEYGGTNLGYLAHAIVMEEISRGCAAVALSYGAHSNLCTNQIHLHGTSAQKKQYLPLLCSGKFIGALAMSEPNAGSDVMSMRLTATQEKDSFVLNGTKMWITNGPCADVIVVYARTMLPDNSSGISAFIVESKWEGFKTAQKLDKLGMRGSNTCELVFENCKVPSENVLGQINGGAKVLMQGLNYERLILAAGPVGIMQACMDAVLPYVHVRKQFGKSIGEFELIQAKLADMYTGLMTSRAYLYALGEAADQGQLDRKGAASLILYTAEQATKAAGEAIQCLGGNGYINEYPVGRYWRDAKLYEIGAGTSEIRRMLIGRELYKEHQ; this is encoded by the coding sequence ATGTCTTTTTTAAATGATGCTCAAGATGAAACTATTCAATTATTACGTAACACGGTTCGTGAATTTGTTGAACGGGAGATTGCACCCCGCGCTGAAAGTATTGATCGCGATAATCAATTCCCTAATGAATTGTGGCCTAAATTTGGTGAATTAGGTTTACTTGGTATCACTGTTGCTGAGGAATATGGTGGAACAAACCTTGGCTATTTGGCTCACGCTATCGTGATGGAAGAGATAAGTCGGGGTTGTGCTGCGGTTGCTTTGAGTTATGGAGCTCATTCTAATTTATGCACGAATCAAATTCATTTGCACGGTACATCAGCACAAAAAAAACAATATTTACCGCTTCTCTGTAGTGGAAAATTCATTGGTGCGCTCGCGATGAGTGAACCCAATGCGGGTTCTGATGTTATGAGTATGCGATTAACAGCAACGCAAGAAAAAGATAGTTTTGTTTTGAATGGAACGAAAATGTGGATAACAAATGGTCCTTGTGCCGATGTAATTGTCGTCTATGCACGCACCATGCTTCCCGATAATTCCAGTGGAATTTCTGCATTTATTGTTGAATCGAAGTGGGAGGGTTTTAAGACCGCGCAAAAATTAGATAAATTAGGCATGCGCGGGTCCAATACCTGTGAATTGGTTTTTGAGAATTGTAAAGTGCCTTCCGAAAATGTTTTAGGTCAAATTAATGGTGGTGCGAAAGTTTTAATGCAAGGTTTGAATTACGAACGTTTAATTCTAGCTGCAGGCCCTGTAGGTATTATGCAAGCATGCATGGATGCGGTTTTACCTTACGTCCATGTGCGTAAACAGTTCGGTAAATCCATTGGTGAATTCGAATTGATCCAAGCTAAATTAGCAGATATGTATACAGGACTAATGACTTCGCGTGCCTATCTTTATGCGTTAGGAGAAGCTGCAGATCAAGGGCAGCTTGACCGTAAAGGCGCAGCATCTCTTATTTTATATACGGCAGAGCAGGCAACGAAAGCAGCAGGTGAAGCTATCCAATGCTTAGGTGGGAATGGATACATTAATGAATACCCCGTGGGTCGCTATTGGCGCGACGCCAAACTTTATGAAATTGGTGCGGGAACTTCAGAAATTAGACGCATGCTTATTGGAAGGGAATTATATAAAGAACACCAATAA